From Chryseobacterium camelliae:
CTGAGATTGTCGTACTGAGCATTATGGCAGCTGTTGAGAAACTTATTGTAAGCCTGGAGAGTTATTATGATGTCATTGCATCGCTGGCGAAACTGACCAAAGTAACTGAACTGGCAGAAGAGAAAAACGGGGAAATCGTCCTGGCCCAAAAAGATGAAGGAATTGAAATTGAGTTTAAAGATGTGGATTTCAACTTTAACAGTAATGTGCATATCCTCCAGAATATCAACTTTACCATCAGGGAAAACAGCATTACCGTTATTTCAGGTGAACTGGGATCCGGAAAGTCACTTCTGCTCAATATGATGGCTGGATTTTATGAACCGTCGGCAGGAAGTGTGCTGTTCAATAAAATCCCGCTGAAAAATATTAATAAAAACAAACTCAGAAGCGAGCTAGGCGTATACCTTGAAGACATGAGGATCATCCAGGGCACCGTACAGGACAATATTCTTTTGGGTAATGAAACCAGCACTACAGAAGACATCCTCTATCTTTCCGAGCAGATTGGTGCCGATAACATTTCAAACCTCTTTACCAGCGGATTCTTTACTGAGATCAGCGAAACGGATCCTGAAATTTCATTCAGTTCAAAGAAAAAAATCCTTCTGCTCAGGGCACTTATGGGCAATAAGCGGCTTTTACTGCTGGAAGACCCTATTGACGGCATGAATGAAACATTCAAGCATAAAATGCTGCAGTACCTTCAGGATATCAAACAAAGGACTACGGTTGTGATTGTTTCCCAGAATCCGGATATCATGAAACATGCAGACCAGCACCTGCATATGGAAAACGGAACGATAAAAAGTTTATTTTAAAAATACAGGTATGAAAATTCAGTCTTTTGATAACATATACAACATCCATAAAAAATCGCGGGTAAAAAGATGGTTCTTATTTATCTTCCTTACCGCAGTGGTTGTGCTTTTCCTTCCATGGACCCAGAATATCAAAGTAATGGGGACCGTTACTTCCCTATATCAGGAGCAGCGTCCGCAGCAGCTTAACTCGCCTATTCCCGGTAAGATCATCAAGTGGTATGTGAAAAACGGGGATTATGTGAAAAAGGGAGATACGATCCTGCAGCTTTCTGAGGTAAAAGATGATTATTTTGATCCGCTGCTGGTCCAGAGGACGCAACAGCAGGTAGAGGCTAAAAAAGGAGTACGGGATTATTATGAAGCCAAAGTGGGAACTACCAATAGCCAGCTCCAGGCACTTGCTACAGCCAAGGACCTTAAACTGAACCAGCTTCAGATTAAAATCAGCCAGCTTAAAAACAAGCTTGCCGGTGAAGAAGCTGAGCTTGCCGCCGCTGCCAATGAACTCAAGCTCTCCGAAGACCAGTTTGCTAGGCAGAAAAAAATGTATGATGAAGGACTGGTTTCCCTTACTCAGTTTCAGCAGCGCAGCATTTCCTACCAGAATGCCATTGCCAAAAAAACGGCATCAGAAAATAAAGTGGCCCAGACAAGACAGGAAATCGTAAACACGGGAATCGAACAAAATTCCGTCATTCAGGATTATACCGAAAAACTCAGCAAAACGGAAGGAGAACGGTTCCAGAGCATGGGCCAGATTGAAGGCAGCGAGGGCGATATTGCCAAGCTTGAAAACCAGGTAGCCAACTACAAGTTCCGTCAGGGCCTGTACTTCATCATAGCTTCCCAGGACGGGCAGATTGTTCAGCTGAATAAGGCCGGAATCGGAGAAATCCTGAAAGAAACGGAGAGCATCGGGACCATTGTACCTAAAACAACGGATTATGCCGTAGAAATTTACATCAAACCTGTAGATCTTCCGCTGATCAAGGAAGGACAAAGGGTGATGTGTGTATTTGACGGATTCCCGGCTATTGTATTTTCCGGCTGGCCGGATTCCAGTTACGGCATTTTTGCAGGAAAGGTGATTGCCGTTGAAAGCAACATCAGCGCAAACGGCCTTTTCAAAGCATTGGTTATTGAAGATAAAACAGAAAAAAAATGGCCCCCGAAGATTAAAATGGGAACGGGCGTACAGGGAATTGCCATTCTCAATGATGTACCGGTATGGTATGAACTATGGAGGAACATCAACGGATTCCCTCCGGATTATTACGAAGTTAAAACTGAAAAAACCGGCAGCAATGAAAAACAGAAGTAGGATCATCATTATTTTTACACTGTTATTCTCTCAGCTGTTTTCAGCGCAGGATTCGCTTAGGATTTCCGCCCAAGAATTTATTGCCATTGTAAAGGCTTACCATCCTCTTGCGATCAAATATCAGCTTCAGAACAGCATTGCAGAATCTGAGATCACACGGGCCAGAGGTAATTTTGATCCTGTGCTCGGAGGAAAGCTCGGAGAAAAAAATATAGACGGGGTACAATATTACAGGCAGAAGAACCTTGAATTGGGGATTCCGACCTGGTACGGAATCGATCTTACGGCAAGCTATAATTACCTTGACGGAGAGAAAATCAATAACAGCGATACCAAGGGAGGGCTATATCAGTTCGGCATCACCATCCCGCTGGCAAAAAATCTTTTGTACGATAAAAGAAGAGCTATGCTGGAGCAGGCCAAATATGCGCTTAAAATGACAGAGGCAGAACAGGCAGTGCTTACGAATGACCTTCTCCTTGAAGCTGAAAACACGTACTGGGAGTGGGTAAAGAATTTTGAGATCTACCGCCTTCAGCAAAGGGCGGTTGCCATTAATAAAAGCCGTCTGGAATTAACGAAAAGAACCTATGAATTCGGGGAAAGGCCAGCCATTGATACGGTAGAGGCAGCTTCACAGCTACAAAGCTTCCAGCTGCAGGAAAGGGATGCTTTCCTGAATTTCGTAAAAAGCACACAGGACCTACAGTTGTTTCTTTGGAAAGATAATCAGGAGATGTATGACATGACAGCCATGATCTATCCTGCTGACAGGATGCACAACAGTGAGGCGTACAGCAATTTTGAAATGCTGGTTCAGCATATGGAGGCCCAGGATCCTGATCGCCATTTATCCGTGCTGTATTATTTTCAGAAAGGGAATATCCTGGAAAGCGAAAAGAGGCTCAAATGGCAAAGCTTCCT
This genomic window contains:
- a CDS encoding HlyD family secretion protein → MKIQSFDNIYNIHKKSRVKRWFLFIFLTAVVVLFLPWTQNIKVMGTVTSLYQEQRPQQLNSPIPGKIIKWYVKNGDYVKKGDTILQLSEVKDDYFDPLLVQRTQQQVEAKKGVRDYYEAKVGTTNSQLQALATAKDLKLNQLQIKISQLKNKLAGEEAELAAAANELKLSEDQFARQKKMYDEGLVSLTQFQQRSISYQNAIAKKTASENKVAQTRQEIVNTGIEQNSVIQDYTEKLSKTEGERFQSMGQIEGSEGDIAKLENQVANYKFRQGLYFIIASQDGQIVQLNKAGIGEILKETESIGTIVPKTTDYAVEIYIKPVDLPLIKEGQRVMCVFDGFPAIVFSGWPDSSYGIFAGKVIAVESNISANGLFKALVIEDKTEKKWPPKIKMGTGVQGIAILNDVPVWYELWRNINGFPPDYYEVKTEKTGSNEKQK
- a CDS encoding TolC family protein — its product is MKNRSRIIIIFTLLFSQLFSAQDSLRISAQEFIAIVKAYHPLAIKYQLQNSIAESEITRARGNFDPVLGGKLGEKNIDGVQYYRQKNLELGIPTWYGIDLTASYNYLDGEKINNSDTKGGLYQFGITIPLAKNLLYDKRRAMLEQAKYALKMTEAEQAVLTNDLLLEAENTYWEWVKNFEIYRLQQRAVAINKSRLELTKRTYEFGERPAIDTVEAASQLQSFQLQERDAFLNFVKSTQDLQLFLWKDNQEMYDMTAMIYPADRMHNSEAYSNFEMLVQHMEAQDPDRHLSVLYYFQKGNILESEKRLKWQSFLPKLDFTYNFFNKENYQADYLPLFDNNFQYGLKLEIPVFQREAKANYQIAKIKIEQNALDTQVKRREIETKIQTYKNEILNYHSQIDIARNNLTNYQRLLQAEETRYSNGESSLFLINSRENKMIDAQEKFILLNNKFLKSYNKLKWMKENFQF